A region from the Variovorax paradoxus genome encodes:
- a CDS encoding DUF465 domain-containing protein, whose product MDSNLHSLSRQLIELRIEHADLDATIDRLADALPQDELLLRRLKKRRLALRDQIARLENVLDPREPA is encoded by the coding sequence TTGGACTCCAATCTTCACTCCCTTTCCCGCCAATTGATCGAGCTGCGCATCGAACACGCCGACCTCGACGCCACCATCGACCGCCTGGCCGACGCCTTGCCGCAGGACGAGCTGCTGCTGCGGCGCCTGAAGAAGCGCCGCCTTGCGCTGCGCGACCAGATCGCGCGGCTCGAGAACGTGCTCGATCCGAGAGAACCCGCGTGA
- a CDS encoding PP2C family protein-serine/threonine phosphatase: MTQGFRLAAATGLHKGDRPYQQDQVLMMSHPRVPGCMLGIIADGMGGRSGGRKASDQVLMTARQLFTRYHPDRDSSPAVLRQLLEDAHTVIKLTALSSEQEPHSTLAAFLMNPRGDCAWIHAGDSRIYHFQDGELVTRTRDHSYVQVLVDRGEITEAEANVHPKGNILLGCLGMTTTPPPIEPHYIPAMQPGDLLMACSDGLWHYFSPEELASVLYAEPPREAVEILVGEARRRARGTGDNISIAVLKLEELPQD, encoded by the coding sequence ATGACACAAGGCTTTCGGCTTGCCGCCGCCACCGGTCTCCACAAGGGAGACCGCCCCTATCAGCAGGACCAGGTTCTGATGATGAGCCATCCGCGCGTGCCCGGCTGCATGCTCGGCATCATTGCCGACGGCATGGGCGGGCGCAGCGGCGGGCGCAAGGCCTCCGACCAGGTGCTGATGACGGCGCGCCAGCTGTTCACGCGCTACCACCCCGACCGCGACAGTTCGCCGGCCGTGCTGCGGCAGTTGCTGGAAGACGCGCACACGGTCATCAAGCTCACGGCCCTGTCGAGCGAGCAGGAGCCGCACAGCACGCTGGCGGCCTTTCTGATGAACCCCAGGGGCGACTGTGCGTGGATCCACGCGGGCGACTCCCGCATCTACCACTTCCAGGATGGCGAGCTCGTCACGCGCACACGCGACCATTCGTACGTCCAGGTGCTCGTCGACCGCGGCGAAATCACCGAGGCCGAGGCCAACGTCCACCCCAAGGGCAATATCCTCCTCGGATGCCTGGGCATGACCACGACGCCCCCGCCCATCGAGCCGCACTACATCCCCGCGATGCAGCCAGGCGACCTGCTGATGGCCTGCAGCGACGGGCTCTGGCACTACTTCAGCCCCGAGGAGCTGGCCAGCGTCCTGTACGCGGAGCCGCCGCGCGAAGCGGTGGAAATCCTGGTGGGAGAAGCGCGCCGCCGCGCGCGCGGCACGGGCGACAACATCTCGATTGCCGTGCTGAAGCTCGAGGAGCTTCCCCAAGACTGA
- the zapE gene encoding cell division protein ZapE has protein sequence MTSVKQAYEAELAVRGFQSDPAQLRAVEALDRCAREWGDYKAQRSNALKKFINRPELPRGVYMYGGVGRGKSFLMDLFFNAVPLRRKTRLHFHEFMREVHRELRELQGTVNPLDELGLRISRRYKLICFDEFHVADITDAMILHRLLVALFENGVGFVTTSNFKPDDLYPGGLHRDRILPAIALLNQKLEVLSVDNGTDYRRRTLEQLRMYLTPNDASAEKEMRKAFDRLAETADENPVLHIEQREIRARRKAGGVVWFDFKTLCGGPRSQNDYLEIASQFHTVLLSDVPHMPVRMASEARRFTWLVDVLYDRRVKLIMSAEVPPEALYTEGPLAHEFPRTVSRLTEMQSSEFLSLERRIVDTRLT, from the coding sequence TTGACCAGCGTCAAACAGGCCTATGAGGCGGAACTCGCCGTGCGCGGGTTCCAGAGCGATCCCGCGCAGCTGCGCGCCGTGGAAGCGCTGGATCGCTGCGCGCGCGAGTGGGGCGACTACAAGGCCCAGCGCTCCAACGCGCTGAAGAAGTTCATCAACCGGCCCGAGCTGCCGCGCGGCGTCTACATGTACGGTGGCGTCGGGCGGGGCAAGAGCTTCCTGATGGACCTGTTCTTCAACGCGGTGCCGCTGCGGCGCAAGACGCGGCTGCACTTCCACGAGTTCATGCGCGAAGTGCACCGCGAACTGCGCGAGCTGCAGGGCACGGTCAACCCGCTCGACGAACTGGGGCTGCGCATCTCCAGGCGCTACAAGCTGATCTGCTTCGACGAGTTCCACGTGGCGGACATCACCGACGCGATGATTCTTCACCGCCTGCTGGTGGCGCTGTTCGAGAACGGCGTCGGCTTTGTCACCACCTCCAATTTCAAGCCCGACGATCTGTACCCCGGCGGGCTGCACCGCGACCGCATCCTGCCCGCGATCGCGCTGCTCAACCAGAAGCTCGAGGTGCTGAGCGTGGACAACGGCACCGACTACCGGCGCCGCACGCTCGAGCAACTGCGCATGTACCTGACGCCCAACGATGCGTCGGCCGAAAAGGAGATGCGCAAGGCTTTCGACAGACTGGCCGAGACGGCCGACGAAAACCCGGTCCTGCACATCGAGCAGCGCGAGATCCGCGCCAGGCGCAAGGCCGGCGGCGTGGTGTGGTTCGACTTCAAGACGCTCTGCGGCGGACCGCGCTCGCAGAACGACTATCTCGAGATCGCGAGCCAGTTCCACACGGTGCTGCTGTCCGACGTGCCGCACATGCCGGTGCGCATGGCGTCTGAAGCACGCCGTTTCACCTGGCTGGTCGACGTCTTGTACGACCGGCGCGTCAAGCTCATCATGTCGGCCGAGGTACCGCCGGAGGCGTTGTACACCGAGGGGCCGCTGGCGCATGAATTCCCGCGAACGGTTTCCAGGCTCACCGAAATGCAATCGAGCGAGTTCCTCTCCCTGGAACGCCGCATCGTGGACACTCGACTGACATGA
- the lpdA gene encoding dihydrolipoyl dehydrogenase — protein MANKQFDVVVIGGGPGGYIAAIRAAQLGFNVACIDEWKNGKGGPAPGGTCTNVGCIPSKALLQSSEHFDQAGHHFADHGIKVEGLGLDLDKMLARKDQVVKQNNDGILYLFKKNKITFFHGRGSFVKAGEAGYEIKVAGAAEESISGKHIILATGSNARALPGAPFDEENILSNDGALRIGAVPKKLGLIGSGVIGLEMGSVWRRLGAEVTVLEALPTFLGAVDEQIAKEAKKAFDKQKLKIELGVKVGEIKSSKKGVSVAWTNAKGEAQTLEVDKLIVSIGRVPNTIGLNAEAVGLKLDERGAIAVDDDCKTSLPNVWAIGDVVRGPMLAHKAEEEGVAVAERIAGQHGHVNFNTVPWVIYTNPEIAWVGQTEQQLKAAGRAYKAGTFPFLANGRARALGDTTGMVKFLADAATDEILGVHIVGPQASELISEAVVAMEFKASAEDIARICHAHPSLSEATKEAALAVDKRTLNF, from the coding sequence ATGGCAAACAAGCAATTCGACGTCGTCGTCATCGGCGGCGGCCCCGGCGGCTACATCGCCGCGATCCGCGCAGCACAACTCGGCTTCAACGTCGCCTGTATCGACGAGTGGAAGAACGGCAAGGGCGGCCCGGCACCGGGCGGCACCTGCACCAACGTCGGCTGCATTCCGTCGAAGGCGCTGCTGCAATCGTCGGAGCACTTCGACCAGGCCGGCCACCACTTTGCCGACCACGGCATCAAGGTCGAAGGCCTCGGCCTCGACCTCGACAAGATGCTGGCCCGCAAGGACCAGGTCGTGAAGCAGAACAACGACGGCATCCTGTACCTGTTCAAGAAGAACAAGATCACCTTCTTCCATGGCCGCGGCTCGTTCGTGAAGGCGGGCGAAGCCGGCTACGAGATCAAGGTGGCGGGCGCCGCCGAAGAGTCGATCAGCGGCAAGCACATCATCCTGGCCACGGGCTCCAACGCCCGCGCGCTGCCGGGTGCGCCGTTTGACGAGGAGAACATCCTCTCGAACGACGGCGCGCTGCGCATCGGTGCGGTGCCCAAGAAGCTGGGCCTGATCGGCTCGGGCGTCATCGGCCTTGAAATGGGCTCGGTGTGGCGCCGCCTCGGCGCGGAAGTCACGGTGCTCGAAGCGCTGCCGACCTTCCTCGGCGCGGTCGACGAGCAGATCGCCAAGGAAGCCAAGAAGGCCTTCGACAAGCAGAAGCTCAAGATCGAACTCGGCGTCAAGGTCGGCGAGATCAAGTCGTCCAAGAAGGGCGTGAGCGTGGCCTGGACCAACGCCAAGGGCGAGGCCCAGACGCTCGAAGTCGACAAGCTGATCGTCTCGATCGGCCGCGTGCCCAACACCATCGGCCTGAATGCCGAAGCCGTGGGCCTGAAGCTCGACGAGCGCGGCGCCATCGCCGTGGACGACGACTGCAAGACCAGCCTGCCCAACGTGTGGGCCATCGGTGACGTGGTGCGCGGCCCGATGCTCGCGCACAAGGCCGAGGAAGAGGGCGTTGCCGTGGCGGAGCGCATTGCGGGCCAGCACGGCCACGTCAACTTCAACACCGTGCCGTGGGTGATCTACACCAACCCCGAGATCGCGTGGGTCGGCCAGACCGAACAGCAGCTCAAGGCCGCGGGCCGCGCCTACAAGGCCGGCACCTTCCCGTTCCTCGCGAACGGCCGCGCGCGCGCGCTGGGCGACACGACCGGCATGGTCAAGTTCCTGGCCGACGCTGCCACCGACGAGATCCTGGGCGTGCACATCGTGGGCCCGCAGGCCAGCGAGCTGATCTCCGAAGCCGTGGTGGCGATGGAGTTCAAGGCCAGCGCCGAAGACATCGCGCGCATCTGCCATGCGCATCCGTCGCTGTCGGAAGCCACGAAGGAAGCGGCACTTGCCGTGGACAAGCGCACGCTGAACTTCTGA
- the odhB gene encoding 2-oxoglutarate dehydrogenase complex dihydrolipoyllysine-residue succinyltransferase — protein MSIVEVKVPQLSESVAEATMLTWKKKAGEAVAVDEILIEIETDKVVLEVPAPSAGVLAEIVQPDGATVVADQLIAKIDTEGKASAAAPAAAPAAAPAAAAAPAAAAAATGGSKSDVAMPAAAKLLADNNLKTSDVAGTGKDGRVTKGDVLGAVASGAKPAATIAAPAAKPALAQVAAPTSAPDLGERPEQRVPMSRLRARIAERLIQSQSTNAILTTFNEVNMAPVMELRKRFQDNFTKEHGVKLGFMSFFVKAAVHALKKYPVINASVDGNDILYHGYFDIGIAVGSPRGLVVPILRNADQMSFADIEKKIAEYGKKAQDGKLGIEEMTGGTFSISNGGTFGSMLSTPIINPPQSAILGVHATKDRAVVENGQIVIRPMNYLAMSYDHRIIDGREAVLGLVAMKEALEDPSRLLFDI, from the coding sequence ATGTCTATCGTAGAAGTCAAAGTCCCCCAGCTTTCCGAATCCGTGGCCGAAGCCACCATGCTCACCTGGAAGAAGAAGGCCGGCGAAGCCGTCGCCGTCGATGAAATCCTGATCGAGATCGAGACCGACAAGGTCGTGCTGGAAGTGCCCGCACCCTCGGCTGGCGTGCTGGCTGAAATCGTGCAGCCCGATGGCGCCACCGTGGTGGCCGACCAGCTGATCGCGAAGATCGACACCGAAGGCAAGGCAAGTGCTGCAGCGCCTGCCGCAGCACCCGCCGCCGCCCCGGCCGCGGCAGCTGCGCCCGCAGCGGCTGCCGCCGCCACCGGCGGTTCGAAGTCGGACGTCGCCATGCCCGCTGCCGCCAAGCTGCTGGCCGACAACAACCTGAAGACCAGCGACGTCGCCGGCACCGGCAAGGACGGCCGCGTCACCAAGGGCGACGTGCTCGGCGCCGTGGCTTCGGGCGCCAAGCCCGCGGCCACCATCGCCGCACCCGCTGCCAAGCCCGCGCTGGCGCAGGTCGCCGCGCCCACCAGCGCACCCGACCTGGGCGAACGCCCCGAGCAGCGTGTGCCGATGAGCCGCCTGCGCGCCCGCATCGCCGAGCGCCTGATCCAGTCGCAGTCGACCAATGCCATCCTCACCACCTTCAATGAAGTGAACATGGCGCCCGTCATGGAACTGCGCAAGCGCTTCCAGGACAACTTCACCAAGGAACACGGCGTGAAGCTCGGCTTCATGAGCTTCTTCGTGAAAGCCGCGGTGCATGCGCTCAAGAAATACCCGGTGATCAACGCCTCGGTCGACGGCAACGACATCCTGTACCACGGCTACTTCGACATCGGCATTGCCGTCGGCTCGCCGCGCGGCCTGGTGGTGCCGATCCTGCGCAACGCCGACCAGATGAGCTTTGCCGACATCGAGAAGAAGATCGCCGAATACGGCAAGAAGGCGCAGGACGGCAAGCTCGGCATCGAAGAGATGACCGGCGGCACCTTCTCCATCTCGAACGGCGGCACCTTCGGTTCGATGCTCTCGACCCCGATCATCAACCCGCCCCAGTCGGCCATCCTCGGCGTGCACGCCACCAAGGACCGCGCCGTGGTCGAGAACGGCCAGATCGTGATCCGCCCGATGAACTACCTTGCCATGAGCTACGACCACCGCATCATCGACGGCCGCGAAGCCGTGCTGGGCCTGGTCGCCATGAAGGAAGCGCTGGAAGATCCGTCGCGCCTGCTGTTCGACATCTGA
- a CDS encoding 2-oxoglutarate dehydrogenase E1 component: MSDSSKPTAYAAYQGNTYLFGGNAPYVEEMYENYLTNPGSVPDNWRSYFDALQNVPAVDGSNTRDVPHQPVINAFAERAKQGTTKVVQASGADSELGRKRTAVQQLIAAYRNVGARWADLDPLKRAERPAIPELEPSFYGFADADLETVFNTSNTFFGKEAMSLRDLLNALRETYCGTIGAEYMYTTDQNHKRWWQQKLESARTNPQLNADQKKHVLNRLTAAEGLERFLHTKYVGQKRFSLEGGESFIVSMDELINQAGIKGVQEIVIGMAHRGRLNVLVNSLGKMPADLFAEFDHTAPEDLPSGDVKYHQGFSSDVTTPGGPVHLSLAFNPSHLEIVNPVVEGSVRARMDRRADPQGKQVLPVLVHGDAAFAGQGVVMETLALAETRGYFTGGTVHIVINNQIGFTTSDPRDSRSTLYCTDIVKMIEAPVLHVNGDDPEAVVLATQLALEFRMEFQKDVVVDIICFRKLGHNEQDTPSLTQPLMYKKIAQHPGTRKLYADKLATQGLGATLGDDMVKAQRAAFDEGRNTVDPVLTNFKSKYAVDWNPYLNKKWTDAGDTAIPSSEWKRLAEKITTVPAGFTVHPLVKKVLDDRAAMGRGDVNVDWGMGEHMAYASLVASGYPVRLSGEDSGRGTFTHRHAVLHDQNREKFDEGTYTPLQNVAENQAPFVVIDSILSEEAVLAFEYGYASNDPNTLVIWEAQFGDFVNGAQVVIDQFIASGEVKWGRVNGLTMMLPHGYEGQGPEHSSARLERFMQLSADTNMQVVQPTTASQIFHVLRRQMVRNLRKPLIIMTPKSLLRNKDATSPLSEFTKGGFQTVIPDSKGLKAEKVKRLVACSGKVYYDLAKKREEQGNDDVAIIRVEQLYPFPHKAFAAEIKKYPNLADVVWCQDEPQNQGAWFFVQHYIHENMQEGQKLGYSGRAASASPAVGYSHLHQEQQKALVDGAFGKLKGFVLTK, encoded by the coding sequence ATGAGCGATTCCTCCAAGCCCACGGCGTATGCCGCGTATCAGGGCAACACGTACCTCTTCGGCGGCAATGCGCCCTATGTCGAGGAGATGTACGAAAACTACCTCACCAATCCCGGCAGCGTGCCCGACAACTGGCGCTCGTATTTCGACGCCCTGCAGAACGTGCCCGCGGTCGACGGCTCCAACACCCGGGACGTTCCGCACCAGCCGGTGATCAACGCTTTTGCCGAACGCGCGAAGCAGGGCACCACCAAGGTCGTGCAGGCCAGCGGCGCGGATTCCGAGCTCGGCCGCAAGCGCACCGCCGTCCAGCAGTTGATCGCCGCCTACCGCAACGTCGGCGCCCGCTGGGCCGACCTCGACCCCCTCAAGCGCGCCGAGCGTCCGGCCATCCCGGAACTCGAGCCCTCGTTCTACGGCTTCGCCGATGCGGACCTCGAGACGGTGTTCAACACCAGCAACACCTTCTTCGGCAAGGAGGCCATGTCGCTGCGCGACCTGCTCAATGCCTTGCGCGAAACGTACTGCGGCACCATCGGCGCCGAGTACATGTACACCACCGACCAGAACCACAAGCGCTGGTGGCAGCAGAAGCTCGAAAGCGCCCGCACCAATCCGCAGCTCAATGCGGACCAGAAGAAGCATGTGCTGAACCGCCTGACCGCAGCCGAAGGGCTCGAGCGCTTCCTGCATACCAAGTACGTGGGCCAGAAGCGCTTCTCGCTCGAAGGCGGCGAAAGCTTCATCGTCTCGATGGACGAGCTGATCAACCAGGCCGGCATCAAGGGCGTGCAGGAAATCGTGATCGGCATGGCCCACCGCGGCCGCCTCAACGTGCTGGTCAACTCGCTCGGCAAGATGCCGGCCGACCTGTTCGCCGAGTTCGACCACACCGCGCCCGAAGACCTGCCGAGCGGCGACGTCAAGTACCACCAGGGCTTCAGCTCGGACGTGACCACGCCCGGCGGCCCGGTGCACCTGAGCCTTGCGTTCAATCCCTCGCACCTTGAAATCGTCAACCCCGTGGTCGAAGGCTCGGTGCGCGCCCGCATGGACCGCCGCGCCGACCCGCAGGGCAAGCAGGTGCTGCCCGTGCTCGTGCACGGCGACGCCGCCTTCGCGGGCCAGGGCGTCGTGATGGAAACGCTGGCGCTGGCCGAGACCCGTGGCTACTTCACGGGCGGCACGGTGCACATCGTCATCAACAACCAGATCGGCTTCACCACCAGCGACCCGCGCGACAGCCGCTCGACGCTGTACTGCACCGACATCGTCAAGATGATCGAGGCGCCGGTGCTGCACGTGAACGGCGACGATCCCGAGGCCGTGGTGCTCGCCACCCAGCTCGCCCTCGAGTTCCGCATGGAGTTCCAGAAGGACGTGGTGGTCGACATCATCTGCTTCCGAAAGCTCGGCCACAACGAGCAGGACACCCCCTCGCTCACGCAGCCGCTCATGTACAAGAAGATCGCCCAGCACCCCGGCACGCGCAAGCTGTACGCCGACAAGCTGGCGACGCAGGGCCTGGGCGCCACGCTCGGCGACGACATGGTCAAGGCGCAGCGCGCCGCCTTCGACGAAGGCCGCAACACGGTCGACCCGGTGCTCACGAACTTCAAGAGCAAGTACGCCGTCGACTGGAATCCGTACCTCAACAAGAAATGGACCGATGCCGGCGACACCGCCATTCCATCCAGCGAGTGGAAGCGCCTGGCCGAGAAGATCACCACGGTGCCGGCCGGCTTCACGGTGCACCCGCTCGTGAAGAAGGTGCTGGACGACCGCGCCGCCATGGGCCGCGGCGACGTGAACGTCGACTGGGGCATGGGCGAGCACATGGCCTACGCCTCGCTGGTGGCCAGCGGCTACCCGGTGCGCCTGTCGGGCGAAGACTCGGGCCGCGGCACGTTCACGCACCGCCATGCCGTGCTGCACGACCAGAACCGCGAGAAGTTCGACGAAGGCACCTACACGCCGCTGCAGAACGTGGCCGAGAACCAGGCACCGTTCGTGGTGATCGACTCGATCCTGTCGGAAGAAGCCGTGCTCGCATTCGAATACGGCTACGCCTCGAACGACCCCAACACCCTCGTGATCTGGGAAGCCCAGTTCGGCGACTTCGTGAACGGCGCCCAGGTGGTGATCGACCAGTTCATCGCCTCGGGCGAAGTGAAGTGGGGCCGCGTCAACGGCCTGACCATGATGCTGCCGCACGGCTACGAAGGCCAGGGCCCCGAGCACAGCTCGGCGCGCCTGGAGCGTTTCATGCAGCTGAGCGCCGACACCAACATGCAAGTGGTGCAGCCCACCACGGCCAGCCAGATCTTCCACGTGCTGCGCCGCCAGATGGTGCGCAACCTGCGCAAGCCGCTGATCATCATGACGCCGAAGTCGCTGCTGCGTAACAAGGACGCGACCTCGCCGCTGTCCGAGTTCACCAAGGGTGGCTTCCAGACGGTCATTCCGGACAGCAAGGGCCTGAAGGCCGAGAAGGTCAAGCGCCTGGTCGCCTGTTCGGGCAAGGTCTACTACGACCTGGCCAAGAAGCGCGAAGAACAGGGCAACGACGACGTGGCAATCATCCGCGTCGAGCAGCTCTATCCGTTCCCGCACAAGGCCTTCGCCGCCGAGATCAAGAAGTACCCGAACCTCGCCGACGTGGTCTGGTGCCAGGACGAGCCGCAGAACCAGGGGGCCTGGTTCTTCGTGCAGCACTACATCCACGAGAACATGCAGGAAGGCCAGAAGCTCGGCTACTCCGGCCGTGCCGCTTCGGCATCGCCTGCAGTCGGCTACTCGCACCTGCACCAGGAACAGCAGAAGGCGCTGGTCGATGGCGCATTTGGCAAGCTCAAGGGCTTCGTGCTGACCAAGTAA
- a CDS encoding propionate--CoA ligase — translation MQFWRCRQGRTNNRRHIQMSRYEEFYRQSVDAPEAFWAEQAKLIDWQTPAEQILDDSQPPFARWFVGGTTNLCHNTVDRHLATRGDQPALIFVSTETGVEKSYSFKELHAEVQRTAASLIELGVGKGDRVLIYMPMIPEAAFAMLACARIGAIHCVVFGGFASGSLATRIEDAEPKVVVSADAGSRGGKVIAYKPLLDEAIRLSKYKPAAVLLTDRGLAPMHLMAGRDHLAGELRQRHLDAQVPCTWLAATDISYTIYTSGTTGKPKGVQRDVGGYAVALAASMKHIFDGRPGETYFSTSDIGWVVGHSYIVYGPLIAGMATILYEGLPTQGIDRQPDGGIWWRLVEKYKVTVMFSAPTAVRVLKKQDPALLKKYDLSSLRALFLAGEPLDEPTARWISEGLGVPIIDNYWQTESGWPMITIANGVEAKPSKFGSPGVPMYGYRIKILHESTGEELTAPNEKGVVVVEGPTPPGFMQTVWKDDARFVDTYWKSVPGRMVYSTFDWGIRDEDGYFYILGRTDDVINVAGHRLGTREIEESISGHPNVAEVAVVGVADVLKGQVAMAFVVPKDGIAVTDADAARKLEGEIMKVVADQLGALARPARVRFVSGLPKTRSGKLLRRAIQAVCEQRDPGDLTTLDDPATLQQIRQLLSFG, via the coding sequence ATTCAGTTTTGGCGATGCCGCCAGGGCCGGACGAATAACAGGAGACATATCCAGATGAGCCGCTACGAAGAGTTCTATCGCCAGTCTGTCGATGCGCCCGAGGCCTTCTGGGCCGAGCAGGCGAAGCTGATCGACTGGCAGACCCCCGCTGAGCAGATCCTCGATGACAGCCAGCCGCCGTTCGCGCGCTGGTTCGTGGGCGGCACCACAAACCTGTGCCACAACACCGTCGACCGGCACTTGGCCACACGCGGCGACCAGCCCGCGCTGATCTTCGTTTCCACCGAAACCGGCGTCGAGAAGAGCTACAGCTTCAAGGAACTGCACGCCGAGGTGCAGCGCACCGCCGCCAGCCTGATCGAACTGGGCGTGGGGAAGGGCGACCGTGTGCTCATCTATATGCCGATGATTCCCGAGGCTGCCTTCGCGATGCTGGCCTGCGCGCGCATCGGCGCCATCCACTGCGTGGTGTTCGGCGGCTTCGCGAGCGGCTCGCTGGCCACGCGCATCGAAGACGCCGAGCCCAAGGTGGTCGTGAGCGCCGATGCCGGCTCGCGCGGCGGCAAGGTCATTGCGTACAAGCCGCTGCTCGACGAGGCGATCCGGTTGTCGAAGTACAAGCCGGCCGCGGTGCTGCTGACCGACCGCGGCCTGGCGCCCATGCACCTGATGGCCGGCCGCGACCATCTGGCGGGCGAACTCCGGCAAAGGCACCTCGATGCCCAGGTGCCCTGCACGTGGCTGGCTGCCACCGACATCAGCTACACCATCTACACCAGCGGCACCACCGGCAAGCCCAAGGGCGTGCAACGCGACGTGGGCGGCTATGCCGTGGCGCTGGCCGCGAGCATGAAGCACATCTTCGACGGCCGGCCCGGCGAAACCTATTTCTCGACCAGCGACATCGGCTGGGTGGTGGGCCATAGCTACATCGTCTACGGCCCGCTGATCGCCGGCATGGCCACCATCCTGTACGAGGGCTTGCCCACGCAGGGCATCGACCGGCAGCCCGACGGCGGCATCTGGTGGCGCCTGGTCGAGAAATACAAGGTGACGGTGATGTTCAGCGCGCCCACCGCGGTGCGCGTGCTCAAGAAGCAGGACCCGGCGCTGCTGAAGAAATACGACCTCTCGAGCCTGCGCGCGCTGTTCCTGGCGGGCGAGCCGCTCGACGAGCCCACCGCGCGCTGGATCAGCGAAGGCCTGGGCGTGCCGATCATCGACAACTACTGGCAGACCGAGTCGGGCTGGCCGATGATCACCATTGCCAACGGCGTCGAGGCCAAGCCGAGCAAGTTCGGCAGCCCCGGTGTTCCGATGTACGGCTACCGCATCAAGATCCTGCACGAATCGACCGGCGAGGAATTGACCGCCCCCAATGAAAAGGGCGTGGTCGTGGTCGAAGGGCCGACCCCCCCCGGCTTCATGCAGACCGTGTGGAAGGACGATGCGCGCTTCGTCGACACTTACTGGAAGAGCGTGCCCGGCAGGATGGTCTATTCGACCTTCGACTGGGGCATTCGCGACGAGGACGGCTATTTCTACATCCTCGGGCGCACCGACGACGTGATCAACGTCGCCGGCCACCGCCTCGGCACGCGCGAGATCGAGGAGAGCATCTCGGGCCACCCCAATGTGGCCGAGGTCGCGGTGGTGGGCGTGGCCGATGTGCTCAAGGGCCAGGTGGCGATGGCTTTCGTGGTGCCGAAGGACGGCATCGCCGTGACCGATGCCGACGCGGCGCGCAAGCTCGAAGGCGAGATCATGAAAGTGGTGGCCGACCAGCTCGGCGCGCTGGCGCGGCCCGCCCGCGTGCGCTTCGTCTCGGGCCTGCCCAAGACGCGCAGCGGCAAGCTGCTGCGCCGCGCCATCCAGGCCGTGTGCGAGCAGCGCGATCCGGGCGACCTGACCACCCTCGACGACCCGGCCACCCTGCAGCAGATCAGGCAGTTGCTTTCTTTCGGCTGA
- a CDS encoding isochorismatase family protein translates to MLLDASLSQLVLVDYQARLMPAIFEGEAVAQNAVRLGKMAQLFQLPVWGTEHNPSKLGENLPDIRALCQRTLSKMHFSGVEEGLGEWLRAPAKAPQGNARSLPKHLQKPAAAAEERNSIVIAGCEAHVCLLQTALDLLEDEFEVWVVTDACSSRTERNRDAAFDRLAGAGAELVTTEMVGFEWLRTAEHPAFDELLTLIR, encoded by the coding sequence ATGCTGCTCGACGCCTCGCTCTCCCAACTCGTTCTGGTCGACTACCAGGCGCGGCTGATGCCGGCGATCTTCGAGGGCGAGGCGGTCGCGCAGAACGCCGTGCGGCTCGGCAAGATGGCGCAGCTGTTCCAGCTGCCGGTGTGGGGCACCGAACACAATCCCTCCAAGCTGGGCGAGAACCTGCCCGACATCCGCGCGCTGTGCCAGCGCACGCTGTCGAAGATGCATTTCAGCGGCGTGGAAGAGGGCCTCGGCGAATGGCTGCGCGCGCCGGCGAAGGCGCCGCAAGGCAATGCCCGCAGCCTGCCCAAGCATCTGCAGAAGCCTGCTGCGGCAGCCGAAGAGCGCAATTCCATCGTGATCGCCGGCTGCGAAGCCCACGTCTGCCTGCTGCAGACCGCGCTCGACTTGCTCGAAGACGAGTTCGAAGTCTGGGTCGTCACGGATGCCTGCAGTTCGCGCACCGAGCGCAACCGCGACGCCGCCTTCGACCGGCTGGCCGGTGCCGGGGCCGAACTCGTGACGACCGAGATGGTCGGCTTCGAGTGGCTGCGCACTGCGGAGCACCCCGCATTTGACGAGCTGCTCACGCTGATTCGATAG